The DNA window AGCACCGTCTTGGGCGGGGCCTCGAAAATCACCTCGACCAGGGCGGGAGCCTGGGGCGGCAGCGCCGGGTCCCCGTTCACCACTGAACCTGGTTGCGCCGTCGTCACCGTCACGGCCTTCGCAGCGGGAGCCGTCACCACATTCGCTGGAGTCGGAGTTGCCGGCGCGGCGGCGGTGGGCTCGGGCGTGGCGGACGGAGCCGCGCCCTGGGGAGACGGCTTCGGCGTAGAGGGCACGGGCGCGGCGGGGCGAAGAACCGGCGCCTTCTTCTCCGACAGGACCTTCCGGGAGAGGTCCGGCGTCGGCATGGGCTTGGGCATCCCCGCCGGCGGCTGAGTGGCCCAGAGCACCAGCCCGGCCAGCACCAGAATCACGACGCCCACCACGACCGCGAGCATCACCCAGCGCGAGAAGCGGCGCGGCGGCATCTCGTACGTGTCGGGGTCCTCGTACCCCATGGTGGACTCGTCGTCCTCCTCGTCCTGGAGCGTGTCCGTGGGCTCGGTGCGGTGCGCCGGAATCCGGGAGTCGGTGTTGAGCGCATCATCATCGTCGCCCACCGCCGGGCCCCGGGAGGCAGGGAGCAGCGGCCTGGAGGCGCGGCGAGGCGGCGCCGCGGGCGGGGTGATGGAGACCGACGCCTCCACATCCACGGACGAAATCTTCCGCATGGGCGTGGTGAGCGACACCGACTCGGACGGCTCGTCCAGCTCGGCGGGCATGCGCCGCATGGGCGTGGTCAACGACACCGACGCCTCCACGTCCACGGACGAAATCCTCCGCATGGGCGTGGTCATCGAGATGGACTCGGACGGCTCGTCCTCCTCCACGGGCATGCGCCGCATGGGGATGGTCATCGACGCGGCCGCCTCCATCTCCGCCCGGGAGGGACGACGGATGGGCATCGTCATCTCGCCCACGTTGTCCTCCGTGTCCTGCGGCCAGGGCGTCGACGCGCCTCGCGGGGACTCCGAGGGCGTCGACGGCGACGCATTCCGCCGGGCGCGCAGGTCGCTCGGGGAGGGCGTCCGCAGGGCTGGCGCATCCGCCTGGGCCGACGCGCGGGCGGAGGGAAGCGGCGCCACGGGAGACATCCCCGTGCGCCTGGGCGGCGTGGTGAGAGGCTCCGCGGTGGCGGCCGCTCGCGGCGCCTCCGAGTGGGTGTTGCGCCTGGGTGGCGTGGTGAGAGGCTCCGCTCGCGGCGCCTCCGAGTGGGTGTTGCGCCTGGGCGGCGCGGAGCTGGACTCCGACGCGCGAGGCGACGAGGAGAGCTCCGAGTGGGTGCTGGAGCGCCGAGGAGACGCCGCGGGCGGCACGGGCGTCCGGCCCTTGCCTCGCTGGGGAATGGTCGACTCGCCATCCCCCGCGTCCTCGTCCTCCTCATCCCGCTCATCCGAGAGCACGCCATGCCCGGTGGGCGAGGTCCGGACGGCGGTGGCCATCTCTGGATCCGCCGCGTCGTCGGCGCCCGCCTTCCCACGAGAAGGCAGCTCGCGGGGACGCGCCATCTGCGTCGCGGGCTCGGAATCGTCCGAGTAGGAGACCGCTGGCAGGGCATCTCCCGATGCCCTTCGAGGAATGGGCCGTGCGGTGAGTCCCGGCGAGGGCGTCGCGGGCGCATTGGGAGAGTCCAGCGTGGGCGCGGTGGACGACAGCGTGGGCGCCGTGACGTCCAGCGCGGCGGGCCGAGCAGCCTCCGTCCGATTCCCCGCCAGCGGCAGGGTGGCGTGGGTGCGCCCCACGGGCTTGGACACGGGGATGTGGAGGATGGTGCGCTCCTCCTCCTCACCCAGGAGCCGCGCGATGTAGTCGGCGACGTCCAGGCTCTGCCGCAGCGCACCCGAGTCGAGGAACGCCTCCAGCTCCGCGGCCACCACGGCGGCGCGCGGATACCGCTGGGTGCGGTCCTTCGTCAGGCACGTCATGATGATGCGAGACAGCTCCTCCGGATAGTCCGGACGCAACAGGTGCGGCGGCGTCGGGTCCTCGAAGCGGATGGCGTAGAGGATGCCCTCCGTCGTCGGCTTGGCGAAGGGCTGCTTGCCGGTGGTGATTTCGTACAGCATGGTGCCCAGCGCGAAGATGTCCGCGCGGTGGTCCAGCCGCTCCTGGGACACCTGCTCCGGCGCCAGGTAGAGGAACTTTCCCTTGATGACGCCCGGCTTGCTGCGCTCCATGAACGCGCCGGCCTTGGCGATGCCGAAGTCGACCAGCTTGACGCGCCCGTCATAGCCAATCATCACGTTCTGCGGGCTGACGTCGCGGTGGATCAGCTCCAGCGGCCGACCATCCACGCCCCGGCTCTGGTGCGCGTACTCCAGACCGTGCGCAATCAGCCCGCAGATGCGCGCCGCCACGCCACAGGGCACCGTCGCGCCGAACTTCGCCTCTTCCGCCACCACGCGGCGCAGGTCG is part of the Myxococcus landrumus genome and encodes:
- a CDS encoding serine/threonine-protein kinase, with the translated sequence MNSPQTAVPFGKYLLIKRLAVGGMAELFLSQRPPDPELVVLKRILPYLSEEPEFVQMFLDEARIAAQLHHPNIVQVHELGKEGDNIFIAMEYVAGVDLRRVVAEEAKFGATVPCGVAARICGLIAHGLEYAHQSRGVDGRPLELIHRDVSPQNVMIGYDGRVKLVDFGIAKAGAFMERSKPGVIKGKFLYLAPEQVSQERLDHRADIFALGTMLYEITTGKQPFAKPTTEGILYAIRFEDPTPPHLLRPDYPEELSRIIMTCLTKDRTQRYPRAAVVAAELEAFLDSGALRQSLDVADYIARLLGEEEERTILHIPVSKPVGRTHATLPLAGNRTEAARPAALDVTAPTLSSTAPTLDSPNAPATPSPGLTARPIPRRASGDALPAVSYSDDSEPATQMARPRELPSRGKAGADDAADPEMATAVRTSPTGHGVLSDERDEEDEDAGDGESTIPQRGKGRTPVPPAASPRRSSTHSELSSSPRASESSSAPPRRNTHSEAPRAEPLTTPPRRNTHSEAPRAAATAEPLTTPPRRTGMSPVAPLPSARASAQADAPALRTPSPSDLRARRNASPSTPSESPRGASTPWPQDTEDNVGEMTMPIRRPSRAEMEAAASMTIPMRRMPVEEDEPSESISMTTPMRRISSVDVEASVSLTTPMRRMPAELDEPSESVSLTTPMRKISSVDVEASVSITPPAAPPRRASRPLLPASRGPAVGDDDDALNTDSRIPAHRTEPTDTLQDEEDDESTMGYEDPDTYEMPPRRFSRWVMLAVVVGVVILVLAGLVLWATQPPAGMPKPMPTPDLSRKVLSEKKAPVLRPAAPVPSTPKPSPQGAAPSATPEPTAAAPATPTPANVVTAPAAKAVTVTTAQPGSVVNGDPALPPQAPALVEVIFEAPPKTVLKGEGGKRLPVNRLITLPPGNLEVEFDCPGRRAPQGTKPYLIKQVSPGPLVLSVPCKGRR